The following coding sequences lie in one Oryctolagus cuniculus chromosome 7, mOryCun1.1, whole genome shotgun sequence genomic window:
- the TMEM269 gene encoding transmembrane protein 269 isoform X2, whose amino-acid sequence MVLGLFSIFCSFSSFLLDTIIGTMTRHLPVCSKLGAELNDFAVFTTFGLASALLLGVDGPLNGFLAIIYVLAASFRLCFCPTGGAPVSYKGLPCPYASCVLASTSLLTKGNTFILGCMASLMILFMIDQSSYPQDEILESESWKKVVYMGGVIMMFFSPFSLTAFYCLLWSLSYIFFPDALWGKAVCLRL is encoded by the exons ATGGTCCTGGGGCTCTTCtccatcttctgcagcttcaGCAG cttcctgtTAGACACGATCATCGGGACGATGACCAGACACCTCCCTGTCTGCTCCAAGCTGG gagctgagctgaacgATTTTGCTGTCTTCACCACCTTCGGCTTGGCCTCGGCCCTGCTCCTAGGCGTGGATGGGCCTCTGAATGGGTTCCTGGCCATCATCTATGTGCTAGCCGCTTCTTTCCGCCTGTGCTTTTGTCCAACTG GAGGAGCACCCGTGTCTTACAAGGGGCTGCCCTGCCCCTACGCTTCCTGCGTCCTGGCTTCCACCTCGCTCCTGACCAAAGGCAACACCTTCATCCTCGGCTGCATGGCCTCGCTGATGATCCTCTTCATGATCGACCAGAGCTCCTATCCCCAAGACGAGATCCTGGAGTCGGAGAGCTGGAAGAAGGTGGTGTACATGGGAG gtgtcaTCATGATGTTCTTCTCCCCgttctctctcactgctttttACTGCCTCCTGTGGTCGCTCTCCTACATCTTCTTCCCGGATGCCCTGTGGGGCAAGGCGGTCTG
- the C7H1orf50 gene encoding uncharacterized protein C1orf50 homolog isoform X2, whose translation MEDAVARGRAEAAAESPGVRSPAGALVELTATPGGLALVSPYHTHRAGDPLDLVALAEQVQKADEFIRANATNKLTVIAEQIQHLQEQARKVLEDARRDADLHHVACNMVKKPGNIYYLYKRESGQQYFSIISPKEWGAGCPHDFLGAYKLQHDLSWTPYEDIEKQDAKISMMDKVLGQPVALPPCSEPSFRALPH comes from the exons ATGGAGGACGCGGTAGCGCGCGGGCGGGCGGAGGCCGCGGCTGAAAGTCCAGGAGTGCGGTCGCCGGCAG GAGCCCTGGTGGAGCTCACCGCTACCCCCGGCGGCCTGGCCCTGGTGAGCCCCTACCACACGCACCGGGCCGGGGACCCCTTAGACCTCGTGGCGCTCgcagagcaggtgcagaag GCTGATGAGTTCATCCGAGCAAATGCCACCAACAAGCTGACGGTCATCGCTGAGCAAATCCAGCATCTGCAAGAACAGGCCAGGAAG GTACTGGAAGATGCTCGCAGAGATGCCGACTTGCACCACGTAGCTTGTAACATGGTGAAAAAGCCCGGCAACATTTACTACCTCTATAAACGCGAGAGTGGCCAGcagtatttttccattatttctccAAAG GAGTGGGGGGCAGGTTGTCCCCATGACTTCCTGGGGGCCTACAAGCTGCAGCACGACTTGTCCTGGACTCCATACGAGGACATTGAGAAGCAAGATGCTAAAATCAGCATGATGGACAAGGTGCTGGGCCAGCCTGTGGCCCTGCCTCCGTGCTCCGAACCCAGCTTCCGGGCACTGCCTCACTGA
- the TMEM269 gene encoding transmembrane protein 269 isoform X1, whose amino-acid sequence MVLGLFSIFCSFSRKSQCASWMLLISFLLDTIIGTMTRHLPVCSKLGAELNDFAVFTTFGLASALLLGVDGPLNGFLAIIYVLAASFRLCFCPTGGAPVSYKGLPCPYASCVLASTSLLTKGNTFILGCMASLMILFMIDQSSYPQDEILESESWKKVVYMGGVIMMFFSPFSLTAFYCLLWSLSYIFFPDALWGKAVCLRL is encoded by the exons ATGGTCCTGGGGCTCTTCtccatcttctgcagcttcaGCAG GAAATCCCAGTGTGCCTCCTGGatgcttctgatcagcttcctgtTAGACACGATCATCGGGACGATGACCAGACACCTCCCTGTCTGCTCCAAGCTGG gagctgagctgaacgATTTTGCTGTCTTCACCACCTTCGGCTTGGCCTCGGCCCTGCTCCTAGGCGTGGATGGGCCTCTGAATGGGTTCCTGGCCATCATCTATGTGCTAGCCGCTTCTTTCCGCCTGTGCTTTTGTCCAACTG GAGGAGCACCCGTGTCTTACAAGGGGCTGCCCTGCCCCTACGCTTCCTGCGTCCTGGCTTCCACCTCGCTCCTGACCAAAGGCAACACCTTCATCCTCGGCTGCATGGCCTCGCTGATGATCCTCTTCATGATCGACCAGAGCTCCTATCCCCAAGACGAGATCCTGGAGTCGGAGAGCTGGAAGAAGGTGGTGTACATGGGAG gtgtcaTCATGATGTTCTTCTCCCCgttctctctcactgctttttACTGCCTCCTGTGGTCGCTCTCCTACATCTTCTTCCCGGATGCCCTGTGGGGCAAGGCGGTCTG
- the TMEM269 gene encoding transmembrane protein 269 isoform X3 yields MSCPQASYWPQGSSVCTQVASPVAKEEDDKVGEVSTDCQVSHGQCNSFSLSNEHNHSQISELSWKDITNALSLANMVLGLFSIFCSFSRKSQCASWMLLISFLLDTIIGTMTRHLPVCSKLGAELNDFAVFTTFGLASALLLGVDGPLNGFLAIIYVLAASFRLCFCPTGGAPVSYKGLPCPYASCVLASTSLLTKGNTFILGCMASLMILFMIDQSSYPQDEILESESWKKVVYMGGVIMMFFSPFSLTAFYCLLWSLSYIFFPDALWGKAVCLRL; encoded by the exons ATGTCTTGCCCCCAG GCCTCATACTGGCCCCAGGGGAGCTCCGTCTGCACTCAAGTTGCATCCCCTGTAGCAAAAGAGGAAGATGACAAGGTAGGCGAAGTCAGTACCGATTGCCAAGTGTCACACG GTCAGTGCAACTCTTTCTCCTTGAGCAATGAACACAACCACTCCCAGATAAGTGAACTTTCCTGGAAGGATATTACCAATGCCTTATCCCTGGCCAACATGGTCCTGGGGCTCTTCtccatcttctgcagcttcaGCAG GAAATCCCAGTGTGCCTCCTGGatgcttctgatcagcttcctgtTAGACACGATCATCGGGACGATGACCAGACACCTCCCTGTCTGCTCCAAGCTGG gagctgagctgaacgATTTTGCTGTCTTCACCACCTTCGGCTTGGCCTCGGCCCTGCTCCTAGGCGTGGATGGGCCTCTGAATGGGTTCCTGGCCATCATCTATGTGCTAGCCGCTTCTTTCCGCCTGTGCTTTTGTCCAACTG GAGGAGCACCCGTGTCTTACAAGGGGCTGCCCTGCCCCTACGCTTCCTGCGTCCTGGCTTCCACCTCGCTCCTGACCAAAGGCAACACCTTCATCCTCGGCTGCATGGCCTCGCTGATGATCCTCTTCATGATCGACCAGAGCTCCTATCCCCAAGACGAGATCCTGGAGTCGGAGAGCTGGAAGAAGGTGGTGTACATGGGAG gtgtcaTCATGATGTTCTTCTCCCCgttctctctcactgctttttACTGCCTCCTGTGGTCGCTCTCCTACATCTTCTTCCCGGATGCCCTGTGGGGCAAGGCGGTCTG
- the C7H1orf50 gene encoding uncharacterized protein C1orf50 homolog isoform X1 yields MEDAVARGRAEAAAESPGVRSPAGRGGALVELTATPGGLALVSPYHTHRAGDPLDLVALAEQVQKADEFIRANATNKLTVIAEQIQHLQEQARKVLEDARRDADLHHVACNMVKKPGNIYYLYKRESGQQYFSIISPKEWGAGCPHDFLGAYKLQHDLSWTPYEDIEKQDAKISMMDKVLGQPVALPPCSEPSFRALPH; encoded by the exons ATGGAGGACGCGGTAGCGCGCGGGCGGGCGGAGGCCGCGGCTGAAAGTCCAGGAGTGCGGTCGCCGGCAGGTCGGGGAG GAGCCCTGGTGGAGCTCACCGCTACCCCCGGCGGCCTGGCCCTGGTGAGCCCCTACCACACGCACCGGGCCGGGGACCCCTTAGACCTCGTGGCGCTCgcagagcaggtgcagaag GCTGATGAGTTCATCCGAGCAAATGCCACCAACAAGCTGACGGTCATCGCTGAGCAAATCCAGCATCTGCAAGAACAGGCCAGGAAG GTACTGGAAGATGCTCGCAGAGATGCCGACTTGCACCACGTAGCTTGTAACATGGTGAAAAAGCCCGGCAACATTTACTACCTCTATAAACGCGAGAGTGGCCAGcagtatttttccattatttctccAAAG GAGTGGGGGGCAGGTTGTCCCCATGACTTCCTGGGGGCCTACAAGCTGCAGCACGACTTGTCCTGGACTCCATACGAGGACATTGAGAAGCAAGATGCTAAAATCAGCATGATGGACAAGGTGCTGGGCCAGCCTGTGGCCCTGCCTCCGTGCTCCGAACCCAGCTTCCGGGCACTGCCTCACTGA
- the TMEM269 gene encoding transmembrane protein 269 isoform X4, with the protein MCSCGPGLAEASARPSCGQCNSFSLSNEHNHSQISELSWKDITNALSLANMVLGLFSIFCSFSRKSQCASWMLLISFLLDTIIGTMTRHLPVCSKLGAELNDFAVFTTFGLASALLLGVDGPLNGFLAIIYVLAASFRLCFCPTGGAPVSYKGLPCPYASCVLASTSLLTKGNTFILGCMASLMILFMIDQSSYPQDEILESESWKKVVYMGGVIMMFFSPFSLTAFYCLLWSLSYIFFPDALWGKAVCLRL; encoded by the exons ATGTGCTCCTGTGGACCAGGGCTGGCCGAAGCATCAGCTCGCCCCTCCTGCG GTCAGTGCAACTCTTTCTCCTTGAGCAATGAACACAACCACTCCCAGATAAGTGAACTTTCCTGGAAGGATATTACCAATGCCTTATCCCTGGCCAACATGGTCCTGGGGCTCTTCtccatcttctgcagcttcaGCAG GAAATCCCAGTGTGCCTCCTGGatgcttctgatcagcttcctgtTAGACACGATCATCGGGACGATGACCAGACACCTCCCTGTCTGCTCCAAGCTGG gagctgagctgaacgATTTTGCTGTCTTCACCACCTTCGGCTTGGCCTCGGCCCTGCTCCTAGGCGTGGATGGGCCTCTGAATGGGTTCCTGGCCATCATCTATGTGCTAGCCGCTTCTTTCCGCCTGTGCTTTTGTCCAACTG GAGGAGCACCCGTGTCTTACAAGGGGCTGCCCTGCCCCTACGCTTCCTGCGTCCTGGCTTCCACCTCGCTCCTGACCAAAGGCAACACCTTCATCCTCGGCTGCATGGCCTCGCTGATGATCCTCTTCATGATCGACCAGAGCTCCTATCCCCAAGACGAGATCCTGGAGTCGGAGAGCTGGAAGAAGGTGGTGTACATGGGAG gtgtcaTCATGATGTTCTTCTCCCCgttctctctcactgctttttACTGCCTCCTGTGGTCGCTCTCCTACATCTTCTTCCCGGATGCCCTGTGGGGCAAGGCGGTCTG